The genomic segment TCTCCTCTGTGAGGGCGGGGGCTGGACAGCCCTCAGCCACCGGCAGCGGCAGCATCGGGGAAGGCTGACTCCGTGCCTTCTGAAGCAGAGCTCGCtgggaagagacagagacagggtgcTGTCTGAAAATGGAGGAAGATGGAAAGGAGAGGTCGGCGAGATCCGGGGAGGGGGGAAAGAAGGGACACGGAAGGCAGGGTCTTGAACAACGCAGGCGTTGGGAAACGGGATATTAATTAGCACCCTCTCCAGGACACCTTCCATAGGTTCCTCTTAATAAATACTGCGTCCTCCCTGATCTCTTGACATTCAGCTTTAGATCCTTAACTCTCAAGGAGAGAAGCATCAGCAATGTTACCTGCCTGACCTATACAAGAAAACTCTGTACCAGCTTTCCCAAAAGTCTGTTGTTTTTAATCTTCCCTCGATAGACATCAGTATCATGACGGCTCAAGTCAAAATCCTAGGCTTAGCCTtgatatattttctcttcattctcctcccCACAAGTATCTACTTCCAAAATATAGCCATAATTCATCTGATATTTCCATGTCCACCACTTTCATCTTGGTTAAAGCATCCACTGTCTCTCAGCTGATTACTTCAACAGCTTCCCAGTTGGTCTCCGTACTTCTGTCTCTTGTCTCCACAGAGATTCATTCTCTACAACAATGCAAGACTAATATATTCAAATGTAAACCAAGTATATCACTTCTCTGCATACAACCCTTCAGTGGCTTGgccagtttttcttctttactctgCTAGGCATGTTCCAGTGTCACAGTCTGTGCACCTGCTGGTCTCTGCTGGAAAAGCTCCTCTGGTATTGCAAATGTTACCTCTTCagagaagccttctctgactATACCCTAATGTCTCTTCTCCatcagtttctatttctttttgtttacgcCACTTTGTATTTCACCACCCTATTCTTTTTATCGTAAACCATATagctttttgaaattatttatttacttatttacttccCAGCCCCCAACATACACACTAGAATACTTAGCTTCAGGAGAACAGAAACTTTGTCTGTCTTTTCTCCACTATCAGTATCCCCACTGCCACACAAAGTGCTTGGGTCGTGGAGAGTTCTCAATACTATATACATTTGGTGAGTGAATAAACAATAAACCAAAATACCTGTCGAGCAGTAAGCAGCCGTTCATTGATCTCCTTCTTGAGGTCTCCATTGTCGTCCAGCTCCCCCTTCTCCAGGGCATCCAGCCAcctctgctcctcctcttcctcctgaccCCCTAACCCTCCTGATAGGTCCCGAAGTGGAGACGGAGACAGATTACTGTCTTCATCTGGGAAGGAAagttggagaagaaaaaaatagaattgttCAGATGGGGTACCCTAATTTGGCCCAGTTAATACTGGGACATGGAAAATCCTAACCCATTTCAGAACCAACCTTCTTCCTTTAGGCATATGTATAATAAGAAACCCAGTTTCCCCACCTCCAGACCCTTCTCACCCAGCCAGGCACGGTATTGCTCAAGGGGGACTCCTTCCATAGGTTCCTCTTCATTATCCACAACCATAAGGGGAGAGGGTGAGCGAGGCCCCTCTGGGATCACAGTGAAGGTAGGAACACTGCAGAGAAGCAACACTACTCTTTAAAATGAGCAAGTGTCTCCTCCTCCTACTCAGTAGCTACACCCAACTTTCCCCACACTCTTAGACTCTTGCTGCCTAAACCTGGGCCCTGAAGTCAGTGTCCTGTCTGTCTTCTAGAAAGCCCAGTCGGCTTCTAACTACCATCTCTGCTCCTAAAGTTCCCCTTATAAAACTTCGACCCTCTTGACCTCACCTCTTGGTCCCCAGGACTTGTCCCCCCAGCTTGATTTTGAGTTTGAGCTGGGGCTTGGCAGGAGACGGCTGCGTGGGCCCGGCCTCTTCTTCCTGATGGTGTTTCTTCTTGTGTTTCTTCTTGTGCTTCTTGTGTTTTTTCTTGTGCACCCCATGGCCATGGGCACCTGCCAGGCTCAACTCCAGGGTTTCTCCTGCGGAAGGAGCGCCTGTCAAGTGTTCGGCCAGAGAGTGGCAGGGGAAGCCCTGAATAACCTGAGGCCCCTACCGGATCCCACTCTTCCCGCAATACTCGCTGTTACCATAACAACAGCACCACCTTTCTCCTTCCCACCTGTGGCCGAAGGACCTGGACGCTCCGAGAAGCAAGAAAGGGACTTCTTTTTGAGCAAGTCCTAAAATGTTTGATCTATCCGCGCTTACCCGGCTCAGGGGCCTCCATAGCCCCAGAGGTACTCCCACGCCGCCACAGCTTACTCATGAGTTCTTGCAAGGAAAGGAGACTAGAAATGGTTGGGACACACGCAGACATGCCTTTTCCGCCCAGCGGAATAACTGGAGCCAGCAAAATAACCAGTTACTTCCGGTTCATGGCAACCATCTTTGTGCGGGGCACGCTTCGCATCCAAAATTGTCCCTGAGAAACAAGGATACTTCCAACTAAAGTTCCGGGCCCTCTGAGGTCGGGACCGCCCAAAAAGGCAGGGCTTTCCCCTGGCTCCGCCTCCCCACGCTAGATTCCAGAACTCAGCGCGGGTGAGTCAATTATTGAACTCAACTTTGGTGAATGTATACTCCAGACGAAGTACGGAAAGATAGTCTAAGAGGATGCAAAGATGAGTATGAACACCGCCCCTGTCCTTAAGGACCTCACATCAATATAGTTTATGTATTCTTTGGGTGGAGGAATACATAAACTATATTGATGGCTAAAGGGCCGAAATGCTTGAACAGCACGAGTGCCTCCAGAGCAGTGCAAATGCTCTTAGGTATTTAAACCTAAATTTCCATCaggggaatgaataaatgaattatggTGCAGCTGTACAATGTGGAACACCATATTGCTAAGAAAAGTTGAGTGATAAGTAATTAATAAGATTGACACAGAATTTAGATCCCAGTGGGTGATAGCATTGTAAACAACCTAAGCGTCCTAATGAACTTGGAATATCCATACAATGGGATGTTATGCAGCTTGGAAAAGAAATGAGGTGCCCCAGAAGGCTAGCTAGGAAATTGGTAACAGCCAATTCCTGATGAGCAGCTGAAGAACAAGGGTGGACAGAGACCTATTTTTTATGATTATACCCTTTTGTGCcgtttgaattttatataaaacgtgtgtattttaccacatttttaaaaagacacaaaaaaacaagTAGGTTTATATGTGCTGATAcatgaaataagaaaagtaaatttcAAGATTATGTGATCTGAGTTTTAAATGCATAACATACTAgcaaatgcatagaaaaaaattgaggaaTGTATACCATACTGTTAATGGTTATCTGTAGAAGTTGGGGTTGAGGAACTTTCACTATCTAGGTCTGTAATGTATTTTCTTATAGCCAATGTATATCatgtttataattagaaaaaaacctatatacatatatctaaatatatatgaatgtcTGAGCAAGGTAGCAgcagtgaaaaaagaaaggaaagaactcagccagacacagtggctcacacctgtaatcccagcactttgtgaggccaagacaggtggatcacgaggtcaggagttcaacaccaccagcctggccaaagagaacagcctggccaacacggtgaaaatccatctctactaaaaatacaaaacttagccggatatggtggtgggcacctgtaatttcaggcaggagaattgcttgaacccaggaggtggaggttgcagtgagccaagatcacaccattgtactccagactgagcgacagagagagactccgactcaaagaaaaaaaaaaaaggaaagaactcaTTCCTCTTGTCTCTTACATTTAAGTGATAAAATTATCAAGAATCAATGAACAATTACATTGGGGAATCCAGGATGAAGTCATGTAGTATGTGATTATGAGATTATGAAGAGGGATTTTGGAGTCAGACAACCCTATTATCAAATCCCAGTTTCACCATTTATTAGCTATACCACCTTTGGCTTAAAATTATTTaagctctctgaacctcagaATCCAACTCTATAAGATGGAATACAGTAAGATTAACCTCCTGTGAGGGTACTTTCCAGGAATAAAGCAAATCAAGAATACATGATACTTAGGAACTAGCAGcaggcacatagtagatgcttcaGTAAGCAAATAAGAATAAGTGGTTTATAGGTTTCTAGCCCAAGTATTTAACGGGAagatgtttttttgttgttgttgtttttgtttttttttgatacagaattttgttcttgtcgcccaggctggagtgcaatggtgtgatgttggctcacctcaacctctgcctcctggatgcaagcgattctcctgcctcagcctcccgcatagctgggattgcaggcatgtgccactatacctggctaattttgtattttttagagacggggtttgtccatgttagtcaggctggtctcaaactcccgaccgcaaggtgatctgcccccatcggcttcccaaagtgctgagattacaagcatgagccactgcgccaggccggTATTTTCAATAAGGAAGAGGACATAGGAAGAGAAGCAAGTTAAGAAAGGAATTATTTAGTTTTGCCCAAGGTGAATTTGAAGTGCCTGTGGATATGCTTGGGTGGAGGTGGAATAACTGAGAGGAGAAACCAAGGATAAAAGTGTGAGTGGGTATGTCATCAGCACAACACTGGAGGTCCCCAAATGATGGGTACAGATGAGACACTCCAGAAAGAGCAAGTAGATGAAGAGGAACCAGGAACAGAACCAAGTGAACAGCTGTCCTGGACAGCCAGGCAGAGGGGCCAGAAAGGGTTGAGAAAAGGCAGTCAGGAGAGGCAGAAAGTATCAAGGGACTAAGGCTATGATCAGCTGGGTACAGTCCTTTAGAGGGTAGGCTGAactcagagaagaggatgaattTTATCATGGTGTGAAGGCAATACTCTTTTATCACCAGGAGTTACAGTGAGGGATCACTTGCAATTCATATTTGTAGAATACATTAGAGTTTATAACCTGTCTTCATATTCCTTCTCTGCCTTTCCCCCCACAGCAGCTCCATAAGAAAGATACTATTGTTTCCATCTTATAaactaggaaactgaggctcagaaaaagaaatgtttttgccAAAGTCACAAAGTTAGGGAGTAGCAGAGCCAGACTCAAAAAGAGGCTTCCTGACACCTGGCCCAGTGGTGTTTCCTCTGCATCCTGATGCCCAGCAGGGAGGAAGTGGCGACAGTAAGTGACAACtggcttcattttgttttgtttttagttttgctttgtttagaGTGAGAGAGATTTGAGCACGTTTATAGACTGAGAGgtacttttctttctgaaagccttcttagtcttatttttaaaaaattattttgaaataacttcagAAAAATTGCAAGATGAATAcaaagaactttcttttttaaaaaataaagttttgttttgtttttgagacaggggctagctctgtctcccaggctggaatgcagtggcacaaacatggctc from the Callithrix jacchus isolate 240 chromosome 14, calJac240_pri, whole genome shotgun sequence genome contains:
- the INO80B gene encoding INO80 complex subunit B produces the protein MSACVPTISSLLSLQELMSKLWRRGSTSGAMEAPEPGETLELSLAGAHGHGVHKKKHKKHKKKHKKKHHQEEEAGPTQPSPAKPQLKLKIKLGGQVLGTKSVPTFTVIPEGPRSPSPLMVVDNEEEPMEGVPLEQYRAWLDEDSNLSPSPLRDLSGGLGGQEEEEEQRWLDALEKGELDDNGDLKKEINERLLTARQRALLQKARSQPSPMLPLPVAEGCPAPALTEEMLLKREERARKRRLQAARRAEEHKNQTIERLTKTAAPSGRGGRGAARGERRGGRAAAPAPMVRYCSGTQGSTLSFPPGVPAPTAVSPRPSPSGPPPRCSVPGCPHPRRYACSRTGQALCSLQCYRINLQMRLGGPEGPGSPLLAT